Part of the Vigna unguiculata cultivar IT97K-499-35 chromosome 3, ASM411807v1, whole genome shotgun sequence genome, CTAAATATTTTGAACTTGAAGGAAGCATTAGATGTCATAACATTAAATGTGATTGTACAAAGATTTTGACAGATAAGATTGTTAAAGTTCACCTTTATAAAGAAAAAGGGTTCATACCAAATTATTGGATTTGGACATTACACGATGAAGATATGCCACATGTTGATTTACATTTGTTTAAGGTTTAAACAATGGTGTACATATTGTTTAAATGGAACAATTGTGTGCACGAAAGAAATGGTGAGTAATGTTCTGTGTTAATTTGAATCAGCCCAATGACACTAAGAAAAGTGTCCTAATGAATTCACTCAAaggttttgttttataatttgttgaCAACAAATCAACTTTAATTTGAAGGGCGATAGATTCTAAATTGTTAATATGTGTTAGACTTCTATATAAGTTCTTTAATTTTGTGACATTTTTCCATGACTTTTAGATTTCTTCCATCTATAGTTGTTTCGCAAGCTATCACAACAAACAAAAGTTTCTTCATCCTTAATCAACATGGAAAGCAATACCCGAAAAGGATAAATATCCTTTCAGGCAACATTTTAAGGTAACATGTTCTAACTTATTATGCATGTAAATTAAGATGTTAACTACTTAggttttatttaaagaaaacttGTGGTAAAAATGTATGTGGAGATTTTTATATTTGCATTTCATATATTAACGTTTAATTGTCTTATTATTGTATATGATAATTAAGTGAAAATCAGAACATGAAGTTCAAATTAAGAGAAATTTCATCACTAAAGTATCTCAtcaactatttaaaatttttaaagatctCAAAATAGATTCATGATGACGTGtggaacaataaaaatatattataaatttacataaaaattaatttttatttattaaataagccCAAGGTCAGAATAGGTCCTATTTTACAAATTTCTGTAATTAAATTTCGAAGAAtctgatttttgtaattttggaaatgatatatttttttccaaaaaatgaaatttcaaataaacaaatttaaaaagttattgtttattttaagacTTAAACCCAAACCACCATGGCTAAATATAGAAAGGGCAATGACCAAAATCCCCACTTCCTTCCAGAATATTCTCTGTAAAATCCAAAATCAGCACCCACCAGTCCTCAGATGCACAGCAACAAATAGAGAGTGTGTTGTGGTGTGTCGCTACTTGTGAATTTGAGCCACCATTTAAGACTATAACACATGCGTGATCAATAAGCCATTCCCTTTGTGCCACATTCCTCATTAACCCTAGATCTTCCTCTTCAAGCTCCTCCCTTTGCGTCACCCCAACTCAACCACCTTCTCACTTTCAATCTAACattcacccttttcaaacccAGATCTACTCAATTCAACAATTTTTACCTTAACGCTCTTATAGATTTCAACGCCAAACCCATTTCATATTAACCGTTTTTTTCACTCTTTGTTGGCCTGAATCATTTCTGGGTGATCTTGTTTCTGAACAAGTTTGCTgctttttttgctttttttgcTTTAATTGTTCTGAATTCTGCGTTTCATTTAGTGGGGTCCTCTTGAATTGcgctgttttctttttcttttttctgttataGACTCGTTGTTTCCTTATCTAGATCTAATTGTGCTGGGGTATGCTTTATATGCGGTTGTAGTATATTCTTTGTAGTGAGTTCTCATGGCAATGCCATCGGGAAATGTGGTAATACCGGACAAAATGCAGTTTCCAAATGGTGGAGGTGGTGCCGGTGGCGGTGCTGGCGGTGAGATCCAACAGCACCATTACCGCCAGCAATGGTTTGTTGATGAGAGGGACGGGCTTATTGGCTGGCTGCGAAGCGAATTCGCTGCTGCCAATGCTATCATAGACTCCCTATGTCACCATTTACGTGTGGTTGGGGACCCTGGGGAGTATGATATGGTCATTGGGGCCATTCAGCAGAGGCGGTGTAATTGGAACCAGGTCCTGCTTATGCAGCAATACTTTTCTGTGGCTGATGTCACGTATGCACTGCAGCAAGTGGCGTGGAGGAGGCAACAGAGGCCTCTGGATCCAGTTAAAGTGGGTACAAAGGAAGTTAGGAAACCTGGTCCGGGATACCGGTATGGGAATAGGTTTGATCCTGCAAAGGAAGGTTATAATTCTAGTGTAGAGTCTTATAATCACGATGGAAATGCCACGTTTCCCAGAGGCATGGAGAAAGGGACTCCAACTGTTGAGAAGAGTGAAGAACGTAAATCTGGTAGCAAGGTTGAGAAAGTGGGGGATAAGGGTTTAACATCTGCCGAGGAGAAGAAAGGTAAGAATGGCTCAATCAATCTGTTTGTTGCGCATTGTTTTGTTTATGCTACAACATGGTGAATCCAGAACTGAGTTATTGTCTTTATTACAGCCTTTTGTGTATTGTTGAGTTGTTTGTAACCTTTCTTTGTTGATAATCTTCAAACAATATGTGATAAAGGCTTAATGATCGAGTTTCTGGGGCATTCACGAAAACTAATTGAATCAGCCTTGTGTTACTGGTGCAATTTAGAAGTAAGCAGTTTTGTTCAACTTGGCTTCTTTTGCCGGGCCTTCCAAATATAACGGTTCTGATCATTTTATGCATGTGTTTGCATAGAAGAACACAGTTCTGATACGGGGAAAGTAAGGAGcctctttttttaattcaacgTTGTGGAAAGACTCCTGTTCTATTATTAAATTGGAATACATGCAAAAGACAAATCATAGAAGACTCTGATTTTTTTTCTGACCAATATTTCGAAGGGTTGTTCATTAAATCAagattgttgtttttgtttcttatgATCTGGTGCCTTCTGCCATCCTATTTATGGAAAATAGAGGATAAGTTCACTGATCATTTACACACGAGAAATGCCTGCACTTTATTAACTTCTTTGCTCTCTTGCTTGTGTGAGAAGATTCTATTATAAAGCATCAAACTGATGGCAACTTTAAGAGCACAGGGTGTTCTGAAGTATATTTGTCCAATTTAGAATCTGAAGCTGTTGTTGTAAATGATGAATGTATATCTAATTCTAAAGGTTTTCTTCCTCCTCACAATGATGATAGTGAAGATATATTTAATGTCATGGTTAACTTAAAAGAGTTGAGGGCAGCAGAGTGACTCTAGTTGTATTGCATTCATGATTtgtgaaattatttttgaactGTACAAACCTCCTTTTCTGGGACATGAATGTGATGTACTTAAATTTGGGTACAAAATAACAGAAGTGTACGAACTGACCCCCTTGTTTGATATAGACTGCACACCGTTAATTAATTCTCATGCACTTATAAGATGGAGTCAGCTTACAGTTCTTGTGTTTCTATGCAGATTTTTTGTATAATATGTTTATCAGTAATCCTTATCCTTATATTGTAAAATCTGTCTGTACTGATGAGTGTGAAGACAGCTTTTCTTTTGCACTTTTGCCCTTGGTAGTATATGACTTTACCCTTATTTAGTacttttttaacattttctaattattaattactttaaattttatattaaaaattcttctttcttaaatcttttttacCTATTCTTTGAAattagtacttttttttttttaaattttggtcctttttcttaaatttctttGTTTTACTTGCATACTTATTAGTTACAAGATATTTAACTCTTGTGAAATGCGTTTCCAGGGAATGATTCTGATTCTGTGGAAAGTCAACATCAAAGCCAAAGTTTTTCTACCATAGCAAAGACTTTTATTGGCAATGAAATGATTGATGGGAAGATGGTAGGGTCCTTTAAAATATCTCTTTACTTTTGTTGATGTGATTATTTCATGATGTGTATATGCCTTCTCATaagttttgtattattttccTTCTATCTTTTATATTCTATATTTAAGATGTCccattttctttcttcacttTTAGGTGAATGTGGCTGATGGACTGAAGTTGTATGAAGATTTATTTGATAGCACTGAAGTTTCAAACCTTGTTTCATTGGTCAATGATCTAAGGATTTCTGGGAAAAAAGGACAGTTACGAGGTAAATGTACTTGATTGTCACTGTTTCCCTTTTTAGTAGGACTTTTTATTGATAGGAAATAGGTGTTGCAATTTGCCAGCAGGTCCTTTGTCCATGTTCTTTAAGTTGTAAGTTTCTGTGAAAAGATGTGGTTGACTtgtatatattttctctttggttcgTCTCAGTAGTTGAATAGTCATGGGCAAAGAGTCAGCTTGCACTATTCTTGGTTAATAAGAATTGTAGAGTAGTATACGTGTCATGAGTATTGACATTAAGTTGTCTATTTCACTCAATGTGGAGCTTCTTGCATTAGCAGATGCATCACAGTTTCACTCTGTGGATAGGAGTTAAGAGGAGAGAGATAACATACTTTGGTCCCTTAATATTTTGTACAAGCGTACCGCAGAACAGTTTGCATTGTCTGAGTACTGTGACattcttctatttcttgacTATTGCTATCATTGATGTTAATATATCATTCATGTCtgtcaatgataaaaaaatattgaactaTTGAAGAGCAAAGAGAATACCTTAGCATACCCAGGAATTGAACAGTAAGGTTTGCAGCGGACAAATAAGGAGATAAGGAGCAAAAAAGAATACACATCACCGTATTTTATCTGATATTCATATTGGTTGATGCCCAATTTGAAAAACTAGGCACTTGTAATGCATAGGCGTTGATGTTCAGTAtgattcttaaattttatgtttatatctCCTGCTGGGAAATGATTTCACCATAGATCATgcaaacttattttatttttaaaaatatgttttttagttgctgaatattttcttataagCAGGAAATCAGGCATATGTAGTTTCAAGAAGGCCCATGAAAGGgcatggaagggaaatgattCAGTTGGGTGTTCCAATTGCTGATGCCCCAGCAGAAGGGGAAAACATGACAGGAGCCTCCAAAGGCATGTTATTGTGTGATTTTCTTTGGATCAATCTACTATAGTTTGCAAAAGTTTCTTACATGCAGTCTTTTGCCATcgttgtattaattttttattatgttttactaATTGAATTTGGCAGATATGAATGTGGAACCTATACCTTCCTTGTTTGAAGATATTATTGAGCGTATGGTTTCATCACAAGTAATGACTGTGAAGCCTGATTGTTGCATTGTGGATTTCTATAATGAGGTTGGTTTCTTTAACattctattttttatgtgaaaagCTAGCAACACCGGCGCGCACATTAGTTTCAAAACTCTATTATTGGGTGAAATTCATGTTGGAAGGTCCCATATGAATTTTATTCAGTAACAAATGGTGTTCTGAAAAGAGTGGCACATAATGTTTTGCTGGCATTCtactttttctatttattgTGGTATTATTGCAATCAGATTTGCTAATCCAATATGGTTACACAATTCTCCATAGGGTGATCACTCACAGCCCCACAGTTGGCCATCATGGTTTGGAAGGCCCGTTTACATCCTTTTTCTTACAGAATGTGAAATAACTTTTGGAAGATTAATGGCCTCAGAACATCCTGGGGATTACAGGGGCAGTCTCAAGCTTTCTCTCGTTCCAGGGTAATGCTTCCAAACGTTGTCTTTTACTATGACATGATATAATATTGTTTGGAAAGAGTATGATCTTAGCCAAGTTGCAATTTATAAGAATTGTAATTTGTTTCTAGTTACCGCAACGATACATGTGTAATATAATCTGAAATTTGAGCACCCCTTATGCTGATTCTACTCTTGAGATctgatatatatgatttttgtttGACTCTGGTTTATGTAGGTCCCTTCTGGCTATGCAAGGGAAATCCTGTGATTTTGCGAAACATGCTCTTCCTTCCATACGCAAGCAACGCATACTTGTTACCTTCACAAAGTTCCAACCAAAAAGGTCAGTACCAAGTGACGCTCAGCGTGTTTTCTCAGCAGCAGCATCTTCTCAATGGGGTCCGCCACCAAGCCGATCTCCCACTCATGTTCGTCATCCTGTAGGCTCCAAGCATTATGCTGCTTCACTTCCAACTACTGGAGTACTGCCAGCTCCTCCCATTCGACCACAAATTCCAGCTCAAGTTGGCATGCCACCATTGTTTGTTACTGCTCCAGTTGTACCTCCCATGCCGTTTCCTGCACCTGTGTCAATCCCACCCGGTTCCGCCGGATGGACAACAGCTCCTCCTCCAAGACTCCTTGCTCCCGGCACAGGAGTCTTTCTACCTCCACCGGGGTCCGGTAACTCATCGCAACAGTTATCAGCTGGTACTTTGGCTGAAGTGAATCCAAGCATGGAAACTCCAACCATGCAGGAGAAGGAGAATGGGAAAACTAATCATAATagtactactactactacttcACCAGAAGGAAATGTGCAAAAGCAAGAATGCAATGGCCATGCTGATGGACCTCAGGATGAAGCAGCCCAAGAGTCATGGCAGGATAGCAAGGAGAAAGCTGCGTAACGTacatagagagagagagagagggaggaAAAGCTTATGAACTTAAGTTGAGTTTGAGAGAAATGTAAAGGGCGGCAACACGAGATGTGATCATACTGCTGGAGATAACAAGGGAAGGAGGTAGAACTTTTGGTTCTCTACAAATCCTTTCTTTGCTCCATTGCTCCACTCTTTTTTGGTTGTCTTCAAATATCAACTCTTACACGAAGGGAAACGcatttttaatactaattttgGTCTTtcctatcttattttattttaatgccACTTgctattaatttttatctccTAGTAGTAGTAGCAGTGTGTGTGTTCAAAGCATGAAAAATGGCCTGTTTAGTCGCAAATACAAGTTGGCAAAATATTCTTTTGGAAGTGGGTAAGTAAAATTAGTAATAGGTTCAGTCCCATTTGAAACTTGTCAGTTACGTAATTAACTGTAATGATACACCACCATTTTAGAAACCTACAATTTTTCAAAGTAAAATACGATTTATAAATCGTGCAATTTGGAAGTCATTATTTCTTCGTACAAAAGATTTTTGGATTCTTCActgatttgtttttttgtgtaatttagAAGTCAAACAATTTCTGAATTGTGTAATTACTTAATGCTTTAACTTTTGgaagatattatttatttttggattgtGCCGGAAGTTACTTTCTATTTTTGGATTAAGcagttaaaaaaacaaaaacgaaCATTTGTTTATATAGAAGTCCAGGAAGAAGCCGTTGCTCCTTATCAAGTCCCAAACAATTATTAACATCCTTGTTCTACTAGTATTCTACAAAAGCACAAAAGGTTATAAGCTAACTTTTGAGATCGTTACTACTTTTGTCCcttttaatatatgaatttacgaaattgataaattatttatattagtagatTTTTAAAAGCACTCAAACTACTTTttagtattataaaatttacataacAGTAAtctacttattttaaaaatttatggggttcatgattttaaaatttatcattcaGTCAACTGACTAATATTTGgttacatgatttttttttttactaaagtaataacattttttacatGCTCCTTAAAAATAGTAGAATACACAATACAAAATGATTGATATGTAATCGAAAGTTCAAAGTTTTTTACATTTACTAAAACAAgttataaatactttaaaatatatatctttatcaataaattacaacgcatataaaatattatatttatatgtttattgatgtcatttttatatttattaattactttattagaCAATTTTACCAAACGTTTATGGTAtattaagttaatttaataactttgtACTGACTTTTTGACTTGTTAAGGTGAACGTACTAGGTTCGAGATTATGGAATCTCGATATAATCAGTATGATCCCAAGATATATgaagttaaatatgttattaaagatatatctattattaaacaacttgaaaatattgatatgataattttttcagaaaaatttTAGGTAGTAAAATCTATTTAATGTAACTGAATTTGTTATATATtctagggttaaatatgtttttggtccttcaaatttcagtgaattttggaattagtccctcatcaaaactttatactaatttagtctttcatctttcaaaa contains:
- the LOC114177762 gene encoding RNA demethylase ALKBH10B-like — protein: MAMPSGNVVIPDKMQFPNGGGGAGGGAGGEIQQHHYRQQWFVDERDGLIGWLRSEFAAANAIIDSLCHHLRVVGDPGEYDMVIGAIQQRRCNWNQVLLMQQYFSVADVTYALQQVAWRRQQRPLDPVKVGTKEVRKPGPGYRYGNRFDPAKEGYNSSVESYNHDGNATFPRGMEKGTPTVEKSEERKSGSKVEKVGDKGLTSAEEKKGNDSDSVESQHQSQSFSTIAKTFIGNEMIDGKMVNVADGLKLYEDLFDSTEVSNLVSLVNDLRISGKKGQLRGNQAYVVSRRPMKGHGREMIQLGVPIADAPAEGENMTGASKDMNVEPIPSLFEDIIERMVSSQVMTVKPDCCIVDFYNEGDHSQPHSWPSWFGRPVYILFLTECEITFGRLMASEHPGDYRGSLKLSLVPGSLLAMQGKSCDFAKHALPSIRKQRILVTFTKFQPKRSVPSDAQRVFSAAASSQWGPPPSRSPTHVRHPVGSKHYAASLPTTGVLPAPPIRPQIPAQVGMPPLFVTAPVVPPMPFPAPVSIPPGSAGWTTAPPPRLLAPGTGVFLPPPGSGNSSQQLSAGTLAEVNPSMETPTMQEKENGKTNHNSTTTTTSPEGNVQKQECNGHADGPQDEAAQESWQDSKEKAA